The genomic region TATTCCTAAAAATGTGCTTGAAAATACCTTTATCAAACAGGCAAACATAGGTGTATTTGCGACCAACCTTTGGTTAATTTATACATCTGTTGATGGAATTGACGTATCCGAATTAGAGGATAACCAAGGAGCAGGAGAGTACGGATGGACAGAAGGAGGACAATCTCCTAACACAAGAACTATCGGACTAAACATTAGTCTAACATTTTAAAAATTTAAAGCATGAAAACAAGAATAAAAAAATCGATAGTTATGCTTTCAGCAGCAGTAATGTCTCTTACTGCCTGCGAAACAGCCGAATTTGGATCATTAAACGAAAACCCAAATGAACCAACAAGCGCTTCACCAAGTATTTTACTATCAAATGTCGAAGGTGCAGTTTCAAATTACGTAGCTGCCACGACTCCAAATCTATATGTTCAATACTTATCAAATGGGCAGTATGACGAAGAATCCAGATATCAAACACTAAATTGGTCATATGAATACTGGTATGGCGTTTTAACCGATTTAAATAGAATAATTGCACTCAATACAAATGAGGAAACTAAAGAAGAAGTATCTGCCAGTGATGCATCAAATGCAAACCAAATAGCTGTAGCTACTATATTAAGAGTTTATATATTTCAGGGAATGACGAACCGTTGGGGCAGACTCCCTTATACAGAAGCTTTAGGAGGATTGGGTAATCAATTTCCTGTTTATGATTCTCAGGAAGAAATCTACAAAGGGCTTTTTGCAGAACTTGATTCCGCTTTAGGAATGATTGAAGCTGGTAGTGGTCCCAATGGAGATTACTTATTTGGAGGAGATATGACAAGATGGGAACAATTTGGGCAAACTCTCAAAATGGTTATGGGCTTAAGACTTTCTGAAGCAGATCCTACATTAGGAAAAACTAAATTCAACGAAGCTCTCGGTAACGTAATCACTTCGAATACAGAAAACTTTTTTTACCCTTACTTAGGTGATGAAAATAATGATAACCCCTGGGAAGATAGGTTTTATGCTCCAAGTTTCCGTAGAGATTATTTAGTTAGTGATGTTTTTGTAAATGCTCTGATAGGATCTGGAAACTCCACCACTCCTGAAGATCCCAGACTAGCTAAAATGGCAGAACCTGCATTAAACAGCGGTACTTTTGTTGGAGCTCCTTACGGAAAATCTAACTCTGACACAGATAGTTACTCATTCATTACTCAAGATATAATTAATAATATGCAAGCTCCACTATATATGTTTACATATGCAGAGGTCTTATTTGCTAGAGCTGAAGCCGCTGCATTAGGATGGACTTCTGAAGATGCATCAAGTTTATACGAAGATGCAATAGCAGCTTCTATGGCTCAATGGAGAGTTTCTGACTCTGCTGCAAATGCTTATATCGCGTCCAATCCATATACAGGTTTGGAATCTATAGGCTATGAAAAATGGGTTGCTCTTTACTTACAGGGATATGACTCTTGGGCAGAATGGAGAAGAATGTTAGCTGCCGGTTACGAAAAAGAGCTAACCGCTCCTGAAGATCTATTGAGTAATGCAACAGACATTCCAGACAGAGATGGATATCCGGCTACAGCACAATCTGTAAACGAACAAAATTATAATGATGCGATAGAAGCCCAAGGACCAGATCTGTTAAATACAAAACTTTGGATTTTTAAATAAATTTTATTTAACAATTAAAAACCAGCCACTTAGCTGGTTTTTTTTTATTTTAGAACACATTCATCACTAATCTACGAATAATGAAAAAAATAAAAACTTTTGCAGTATACGCTATATTTATTTCTTCACTTTCTTCTCTAATGACTGCTCAAACAAGCCTGGGATCTTCTAATCTTGCCGACGGTGTAAAAGTTATGAGAAGCAATAGGAATTCTACTCCATTTTTAATGAACGAATTCAAAGTAGGCTATGGCGTTTATGAGAATGGCGAGACCACAACACCACAAAAGATAAACTATGATGCTTATGGCAATTCCCTAGTTTATAAGGATGCGGGATCGGGACAGACCCTTAAAATGTTAGATGCAAAATTTGTAGGATTTATAATTAAATCTGAAGAAGGTGATGTAATCTTTGCTAAAATTGAAGGGAATGCTTTTGACAAAGAGAAGAATGAAGAAAGGTATTATCAATTGGTTTCTCCCCCGTCCAAAGCAGTTATTATTGAGTATGAAAAAGAATTCGATGATCCTAACGCAAATGGATGGACAAGTAGCCAGAACAATACAAAAACTGGTGAGTATGACATGGATACGAAATATTACATATTAAATAAAAACAAGAAATATGAAGAAGTAAAACTTAAAGAAAAATCTTTACTGAAAGTATATAAAGACAAGAAAGATCAATTATCAAAGTACATTAAAACTAATAACATCGATATAGATTCACCTGAAGATATGGTTCCCCTTGTAGAATATTATCTATCACTATAAATACTTTTTCAGAAACAACTGTATTAAAAAGAAGAGTTTAACTACTCTTCTTTTTGATTTCATAAAAGTTATTAAATAATATACTTTCGATTTGGAATATTCGAAATACAATAGATAGCTATATTGAGAAACAGAGAAAATATTGAAAATTCAGAACGACAAAGTGATATAGCGCAGATACGACTATTATTCCAGAAAATGTTGGGTAATATAGAGACCGCAAAAACTTCAGCGGGAACCGCACTTATCCTCCCTTATCTGTAAAAGCGATCATATTAAAGATACCGTTTTTTATATTCAGTAGACAGGAATTCAAAACGTTGCCGCTACAGAAAAAACTAATGAATAATCAACAATATCGACTTTAAAAAGCCTATACTAATCATTATTGAGCTTAAGCCAAAATAGTCCCTCCATATCCTATCCTAATAAATCAGCGATCAAAAAGCTAAACATACCCTTCATCACACTGAAAATGCATCCTTAAATGTTTCTGTAGCCTGCAACCCTTTTTTCTATGAAGTAGTCCAAAACGCATTTAATCTTTCTTATTTTTTTGCTCTTTATAGATATAATTGATTTCGATCTTATCCTCCTGCTCATCTTCAGTAATTTCATCGGGTAGTTTTTCTATAAAATTCCCATGTTCATCGAAATGCCGCATAAAGTCATCCTCTTCTTCATCATAATCAGGATGCTCCCATATATATTTAGGAGGTTCTGCTATATTTTTTTTAAAAATAAACGCAAAAAATAAGCCCACAATTAACCCAGAAAGATGTCCCTCCCATGAAATTTCAGGATCGATCGGCGTAACATACCATAACAATCCCCCATAGAGAAAAACGACCATTAGCGAAAGCGCAACTAATCGATAATATTTGGAGAAAATTCCCTTAAAAAATAAAAATGAAGCCAGTAAATAAATAATTCCACTGGCCCCTATATGATAAGCAGGTCTTGCTATTAACCAGGTAATAAAGCCAGTGAATAAAAAACCATATCCTAAAACCTTCCAGCTAATACTTTTATAGAAATAAAAGAGTGCCATTGAAAGCACAAAAAGCGGTATAGTATTATTGAATAAATGTTTTATTCCACTATGAATAAAAGGTGAAAAAATAATACCCAACAAGCCACTAAGCTTTCTGGGAAAAATCCCCAAATAATTAAAATTTACCCCAAATCGAACTTCTATCCAAAAAACAATCCAGATAGCAAGGATAAACAGCACAGGATAGCCCACTACACCCGGGGTAAAATTAAAATCAGTTTTTCGATTCACACTTAAAAGATTTAAAATAATACTACAAAAAAATAACCAATATCACTTAACAGAGATTTTGTCATTCTAATTTTTACATTTGCAAAATGAATGAGCCATTAGCAGAGAGACTTCGACCAAAAACATTAGACCAGTATTTGAGTCAGACGCACCTTATTGGCGAAAAAGGTGCTTTACGCCAACAAATTAAGCGAGGTATTATCCCTTCCATGATTTTTTGGGGACCTCCAGGTGTTGGCAAGACAACTCTAGCTAATATTATTGCCAACGAATCAGATCGACCTTTTTTCACTTTAAGTGCAATTAGTAGTGGAGTAAAAGATGTACGTGAAGTTATTGAGAAGGCGAAGCGAAGCGATGGATTATTCACGACAAAAAGTCCGATTCTATTTATCGATGAGATTCACCGCTTTAGTAAATCACAACAAGACTCCCTATTAGGAGCGGTAGAAAAAGGCTGGGTTACCTTAATTGGTGCTACTACTGAAAATCCAAGTTTCGAGGTCATCTCGGCTTTGCTTTCCAGATGCCAGGTATATGTTTTAAAACCCTTTTCTAAAGAAGATCTAATCGCATTGCTAAACAGGGCAATGAAAGAAGATAAAATAATTGCTTCTAAAAATATCAAATTAAAGGAAACCGAGGCTATTTTAAGACTCAGTGGTGGTGATGCCAGAAAATTGTTAAACATCTTTGAGTTACTGGTAAACTCCAGCGATGAAGGCACTGAAATTACGAATGATATGGTTTTTGAAAAAGTACAACAAAACACTGTGCTTTACGATAAAACCGGGGAACAGCATTATGATATCATTTCAGCATTCATAAAATCCATTCGGGGTAGTGATCCTAATGGAGCGGTATATTGGTTAGCCCGAATGATTGAAGGTGGTGAAGATGTAAAATTTATCGCAAGAAGAATGCTTATTTTAGCCAGCGAAGACATTGGTAATGCTAACCCTACTGCTTTGGTTATTGCCAATAATACCTTCCAGGCTGTAAACACCATTGGTTACCCTGAAGCCCGGATTATATTAAGCCAATGTGCTACTTACCTGGCCACCTCGCCAAAGAGCAATGCGGCGTACGAAGCGATTGGTAAAGCTTTGAGCCTGGTTAAAAAAACCGGCAATTTACCAGTACCCCTGGAAATTAGAAACGCTCCAACAAAACTAATGAAAGATTTAGGCTATGGTGAAAATTACAAATATGCCCATAGCTATGAAGGCAATTTTGTTAAAGCTGAATTTTTACCGGACGAGATTCGAAATACCATTCTCTACGAACCGGGAAATAATTCCAGAGAAAACTCACAGCGCGAATTTCTTAAGAAACGTTGGTCTGGTAAATACAATTACTAATGCTGAAGTTTATATGTCGTTTTAACAGACTTACCGGCCTGACGATCAAAAATTTCCACAACAAGATCCCCGTTATCGGCGAAATAAGCCATCCCCTGTTTTGTTAGGGAGTTATAAATAAAATTATCCGATCCATCTGAATCTATGAGCATGGCAAAAGGTTCTGCCATTCCTTTTTGATAAAAACCGTAACCCGATTCGTTTTCTTCTAAAAAATAAAGAGCCTTGTCATTGGTATAAAACTTACCTTTAGTTGCTCCTATAGTAGCATCTTCTACGTCCATTTCATTTTGCTCAACGTCTTCAACTTCTTTCTCTGCTGCATTGGTCGCTTCAGTGGTACTAGAAACTGCTACTGATTCTTTTTTTGGAGTTTCGGCAACTATTGGGTCTTCGCTATATGTATAATTTAGATCCTCTAAAGAGGTAAAAGCATCTCTTAAAGCTTCATGATAAGCTTTTTTATAGTCCTTCTCTCTACTCCTACCCTCTTCCGAAGCATACACCACATTCCCATAACAATCTTTTAGCTGAAAAACCATCTTAGTAACAAACAGTCCTGAATTATTCTGAACATCAGCTTCCAGTGCCAGACAATTATTAGATTGCAGTTCTGCCGGCTTTTCTGCGCTTTTCATTACGGTTGAAAAGCCATATTTTTCTAATAAAAATTTGGTCAATGCATTAAGCTGATACTGATTTTTCTCTTTGGCAAATTCAAACTTTTCAGGTACGATTACATATTTATAATCGTTAACACTTTTTTGCCCATAAGTAATTACCGTAAAGAATATCGCGAATAAAACTAAAAGTTTTTTCATAATTATAAGTATTTAAAAATCGGTGTAAAATAACAAATATGGCTTGTATTACCTAAATTAGAGATACAGATTAATATTTTTTAAATTATTCAAACCTATAACATCATTATAGGTCGACTTATTGTAATAGTCAAAATAAATCGTCTGCAAACCAAAATCGGCAGCACCAATAATATCAGCTTCATAATTATCACCTATCATTACTGATGTTTGCGGTATTGCATTTGCTTTTCTTAAGGAGATATCAAAAATATCAGGGTGTGGCTTTTTTACTCCTGCTTCCTCAGAAGTAGTGATGGTATCAAAATAGCTTAGGATATTAGAGTTCTTCAGTTTTCTATGCTGAACTTCTTCAAATCCGTTAGTAATAATATGAAGCTTATATTTTTTAGAAAGATAATCTAATGCTTCTATTCCGCCTTCCAATAGATGATTATATTCAGAAAGATAAAGAATATAATCGTTAGCTAATTTATTTACCATTACGTCTTCAACCTGATAGGAAAGCGCCACAAAAGAATCTTTTAATCTACCGTAACGCAATTTTTCTTTAGACACCAGATTTTTTCGATAATTCTCCCAATATTCATAATTGATAGGAATATAAATTTCCAAAAACCGTGGAAGGTCCAGATCAATTTGATTCAGTTTAAAAATATATTCGAAAGTAAGCGCCGAGTTTTTATCGAAATCCCATAAGGTATGGTCCAAATCAAAAAAAACATGTGCTATATTATTCAATTTCATGAATCTGCTTTAATAGTGAATAATATCTTTTATTATTGTAATATTCAGAAAAATCCTCATTCTTAAAAATCGCCCTAAAAGTTCCGTCTACTTCTTTGACCCTTTCATGAATTTTAGCGATTTCCTTTTTCAATTCTTCAGAACCATATTTTTTTCCCACATTAGAATTAAAAATATAAGGGTGTATTTTAAGCGGACTGGTAATTTCTAAATTAATATCATAAAACAAATAAGAAAAACTAGTTCCCGCCCTAAAACCCAGATCGTCTGGATAGCCCATAGAGTAATCGTTGTCAAATTCCAATTCTGCCAGGGTATTAAAATGTTCTGGAATTCCTAAATCATAACGGGCATTTAAAACATTTTCTAATGGATAATGGATAATATTTTCTAAACGGAATTTTTCTGTCTTAAGTACTTTTAAAGTTTGTGAAGAATAATGCCCTAACAGCAAACCGATTTTAGCATAATCTGAAACATATTTTATATTAGATCGATATGGGATCCTGTTATAATTTATATTCCTATCATACAAAGTAAAGTCGGATACCTTAAACATGAAGATTGCTGAAATTGAATGCTTTTTTATAAGGGAGACTAAATCATCAAAAACATCAAAAGGATCTTTCTTTATCTTCATCCAGGATTTTACACGATCAAAAAAACGATGAAAATGTAACTTCATAAGATCATTGCCCCAACCAACCACACTTCTAATAATCCCTTTATTATTAAACACAAATCCTTGTGCTACCGCAAAAATACTTTCTACCTGAAACTGGGCATTTTTAAATTCCATCTCTGGGAATTTATCCCTTAAAACCTTTTTAAAATTCTGTGCCCAGAGATCTACAACCGGAGTTTTTAAAAAACTCTCTTTATAGGCAAGACTTTCTGAAACCGGAAATCTGCCCGCTTCATCTTTTACATGTGGCAGATATTCTTCGTAACGGGTAAGTAAATAAAAGGAGGCCGCAAAAATATCGAAAGGCAAATCACTATTTTCGCTAACGGGAAAGAAACAAACGGTATTACCCCATGGCTGTACTTTTATCTCTAATTCCCCAAAACCATGCTCTAATAAAATATCGGTATTCTGAATAAAAAATTCATTTCCCAAAGCTTGCTTGCCGTAAGACATTTTAAAACCGTCATGCGCTACAAATTCCTCGATTTTAGAAGTAAACTTTATCTGAATCCCAAGCATATTAGTACAGATATGCTTAAAGATATAGATAATTCTCGGAGTAACTTTTTGGGTGTAGACCAGTAGCATTGAGGGTAGTTTTATAAGATCGCTTCGTCTGCAAAGCTAAAATAGGACATTTCAGTTACAATTATATGATCCAGCACTTTTATATCCAGACTTTCTGAAGCAATCTTTAGTTTTTGGGTTAAATTCTTATCAGCTATACTAGGTTTTAAAGTTCCGGAAGGATGATTGTGCGCAAGGATTATAGCAACGGCTCCAAGCTCTAAAGCCTTTTTCATCGTAAGCCTTACATCTACTAATGTTCCTGTAATTCCACCTTTACTGAGTTGAAGCTTATCAATCACCTTATTGGAATTATTTAAATAAATAATCCAAAATTCCTCGTGTGGTAATTCACCAATTAAGGGCTGCATTAATTCAAAAACAGATCTGCTTGATGTGATTTTGATTCTTTCTAAGGCACTTTCTAAACGTCTTCTTCGACCAAGCTCTAAAGCAGCGATTATAGTAATTGCTTTCGCTTCTCCAATTCCTTTAAACTTACAAAGCTGGCCAACAGAAAGTTTCCCTAATTCGCTAAGATTATTTTGGGTAGCTGCTAAAATTCGTTTACTAAGCTCTACTGCGGTTTCTTTACGATTACCAGAACCTATTAAAATAGCTATTAATTCAGAGTCACTTAAAGCAAGCTTCCCCTTTTTAAGTAATTTTTCCCGAGGCCTATCGTCTATAGCCCACTTTTTAATACTCAAGCCTTTTGATTGCTCTTCCATACCATTAAAATACAATAGATTACGAGAGCAATAAAGATTTTTCACCAATTAATTTTATAATTCGTTTACCAGTCGCTCTAAATCTATTCCTCCGTAATTTCCGCTACTCATAAAAAGTAAGACTGAATTATCGAAATTCGATGTTTTAAGGTAATTTTCTAAATCTGCCGTTTCAGTAATAATTCTTAGATCGTCTCTTCCAAAAACAGATGTTATAATCGCAGAAGAAATAGGCTTCAAATTTTTATGAGTTACGGCTTCCAAAGAGTAAAAAACAATAGCTTCATCTGCTGCATCAAGTGAATTTTTATATTCAGTAATAAAATCTTGGTTCAAGCTACTAAAGGTATGAAGCTCTAAACAAGCAATTATTTTTTTACCCTGGAACTGTTCCTTTACTGCTTTCAAACTGGCGTTTACTTTAGAAGGGCTATGGGCAAAATCCTTAAAAACGATAAAATCACCAGATTCCTTAATTTTCTGAAGTCTTTTTGAAGCTCCTTTGAAGCTTGCTATAGCCTCATAAAAATCTTCCTCATCTACCCCCATATGCTGGCAAACCCATTTAGCTCCTGCAAGATTACTAAGATTATGCTTTCCAAAAATCTCTAAAGGCATATCCCCTTCTGGTGTCACCAAAATTGTCTCACCATCCTCTATGTAATATTCGGGAGTATGGTAAGGATGTTTTCGAATAGGATTAGTGCTATTTTCAACAATCTTCTTTAATTCGGGTTCCTCTTCATTATATACCAGTATACCACCATTAACTATCTTGCTTACAAAAATCCTAAACTGCTCTATATAATCTTCATAGGTAGGAAATACGTTAATATGATCCCAGGCAATACCGCTTAGCAATGCTATATTAGGTTCATAAAGATGAAATTTTGGTCGGAGATCTATAGCTGAGGATAAATATTCATCCCCTTCAATGACAATAAAATCATTATCATCATTAAGCTGAATAGTATTCTCTAATCCTTCTAATTGTGCCCCAACCATATAATCTACCTGCCGATCGTGATAATGCATTACATGCAAAATCATACTGGTAATTGTCGTTTTACCATGAGAACCACCAACTACCACTCGGGTTTTTGTCTTGCATTGCTCGAAGATAAACTCTGGATAGGAATATATTTTTATACCTAATTCCTGGGCTTTGAGAAGTTCAGGATTATCTTTCTTGGCATGCATACCAAGGATCACGGCATCGAGATCGCGAGTAATTTTTTCTGGAAACCAACCAGGATTTGATGGCAAAATCCCGGATTTTTCAAGGGCAGATTTAGACGGTTCAAAAATAGCATCATCACTTCCAGCAACTTTAAAACCTTTTTTATGTAGTGCTATGGCTAAAGCATGCATCGCACTCCCGCCAATAGCTATAAAATGAATGTTCATTATATCGATTTTCAGCAAATGTAATTATTGCTGTATTAAAAGAGAAGCTATACATTACATATCCTTAATATCTTCCTGAAGTTCTAAAGCAACCTCGGCTTCAGCATCATATTCCAAAGATTTTGTAATATATTTTTTAGCTCCTATCTTATTTCCTCGTTTTTTTGAAAGTTGTGCTAATTTAAGATAAGCTTCGGCAGGTGTTTTAAGATCCAGATAATTAAATCCTTTTACAAACTTTGCCATTAACTCATCAACTTCTGAAGAAGCCACCTGAAAGCGCACAGCCTCCTGAGCTAATTCAAAATATAGGTAGTTCCTAATTAATAAAGAGGGATCTTTCTTTGCCTCCTGTATAGCTTTATTTATAAAATCTCCAGCAGTCACAGTATTATCTTTATAAGCATAAATAAAAGTCATAGCAATGCAGTAGTCCAACCTGCTTAGCTGCTTTATTTTTTTGGCATGAGATAAGGCTTTTTCAAAATCACCTCCTAGCATCGAAGGCAATTCAAGATATAATTGTGATAAAGCTCGATGACTTTCTACATGATTAGGATCTAAACTTACCGCTTTTTCCAGATACTTTTTAATATCTGGAATTAAAAATGCAGCCTGGAACTTACTTATTTCCATAGCTTTCATCCCAAGAGCACCGCCTAGTTTAAAATTATAAAGTGCGCAATCTGGTTTTAACTCCAACAATTCCTCATAATAACTTATAGCACTATCCCATTGTTTCAGATGGCTATTAATATCCCCCAAATAGAGTTTTCCATATTCTGAATCAGCATAATTCTCTTTTAAAAAATCCTTCGCGTGAAGAATTTTATTTTCGGCTAACAAAGTTTCTACAATTTCTAATTTTTTCTGCGAAAAAGCGGAAAAACTTGCCCCTATTAAGAGAGCAAAAAATAGTCTTTTTACCTGCAATCGTTAATTTTTTTAAGAAATTGAATACAAATTTTAAGATTTTCTTCAAAAGGATTTTAACACATATCCGATTATTAGGGGAAAAATACTAATAATTAGTAAATAGCAACACTTTTACAACGTACATATTAAAAATTATTTTAATATTTGTGCTACAAATATTTTAACTTTATTATTTATTATTCGAATTTAACACCTAGCCTATGCAAAATTTTACTTTGAGGATTAGGGGGACTAAATTGTTCCTTTTGTCCTTTGTACTATTTATGGGAGGTTTATCAATGTATGGACAAACTGGATGTCCTACTACTGCAAACACTCCCTCTAATCAGAGTTTCTGTTACCTACAAACCGTAGGTGATATAAACACTGATGGAACTACCATTTACAGAACCGAAACATCTACTACGCCTATTCCTACCAATGAACTATTGGAGAATACCGTGTATTATGTTGGGAATGCTGATGGGAATTGTACTACCAGAATTGAAGTAACAGTTAATGTAGATTCTTCTCCGGCTCCCGTAAGTGGATACGGAACTACATTTTCACCTGCTTTAGGATCTCCTGCAGATTCTTATAACGTAGATGATTTAATTGCTACCCTTCAGGAAGACAACCCAGGTGATAACCTTGTTGTTTTTGCTCAACAGTATGCAGAAACTCCTTTAAGTGGGACTACCGAACTAATCGCTGAAAACTCTTATTTTGTTGGAATCGACAATGGAGGCTGTCCATCTGCAAGATTGGCAATGCGATATGATCCTATCGTAGCCGCTGCTCCAACAGGAGATGCAGCACAAACTTTTTGTGCCGGAGCGACTGTAGGTGATTTAGAGGCTCAAGGAACCAGTGAGAACACTCAGGCGATCCGTTGGTACAGCACAGCTACTTCTAATCCAAACTTAGATGATACGGTAGAATTAGTTGATGGAGAAACCTATTATGCTACTCAGATTATTAACAACGTTGACTCTCCACTTCCTCCTACAGAAAGTGAAGATCGATTAGAAGTTACTGTAACCGTTATAGCCCCTGTTAATGCTGGGGATGATAACAGCGCTGCATTATGCTCTAATGATGCCGTTCTTGATTTATCTACACTTCTTTCTACAGATGCTGATACCGATGGTACATTTACTTTAGAAGGGACAAACCTTAACGGTCAATTCGATCCTGCAAATTACGCTGCTGGAACATATACCGTGACTTACGCGGTAGAAGACGATTGTACTGCAG from Zunongwangia profunda SM-A87 harbors:
- the radC gene encoding RadC family protein; translation: MEEQSKGLSIKKWAIDDRPREKLLKKGKLALSDSELIAILIGSGNRKETAVELSKRILAATQNNLSELGKLSVGQLCKFKGIGEAKAITIIAALELGRRRRLESALERIKITSSRSVFELMQPLIGELPHEEFWIIYLNNSNKVIDKLQLSKGGITGTLVDVRLTMKKALELGAVAIILAHNHPSGTLKPSIADKNLTQKLKIASESLDIKVLDHIIVTEMSYFSFADEAIL
- a CDS encoding tetratricopeptide repeat protein, whose product is MQVKRLFFALLIGASFSAFSQKKLEIVETLLAENKILHAKDFLKENYADSEYGKLYLGDINSHLKQWDSAISYYEELLELKPDCALYNFKLGGALGMKAMEISKFQAAFLIPDIKKYLEKAVSLDPNHVESHRALSQLYLELPSMLGGDFEKALSHAKKIKQLSRLDYCIAMTFIYAYKDNTVTAGDFINKAIQEAKKDPSLLIRNYLYFELAQEAVRFQVASSEVDELMAKFVKGFNYLDLKTPAEAYLKLAQLSKKRGNKIGAKKYITKSLEYDAEAEVALELQEDIKDM
- a CDS encoding UDP-N-acetylmuramate--L-alanine ligase; this translates as MNIHFIAIGGSAMHALAIALHKKGFKVAGSDDAIFEPSKSALEKSGILPSNPGWFPEKITRDLDAVILGMHAKKDNPELLKAQELGIKIYSYPEFIFEQCKTKTRVVVGGSHGKTTITSMILHVMHYHDRQVDYMVGAQLEGLENTIQLNDDNDFIVIEGDEYLSSAIDLRPKFHLYEPNIALLSGIAWDHINVFPTYEDYIEQFRIFVSKIVNGGILVYNEEEPELKKIVENSTNPIRKHPYHTPEYYIEDGETILVTPEGDMPLEIFGKHNLSNLAGAKWVCQHMGVDEEDFYEAIASFKGASKRLQKIKESGDFIVFKDFAHSPSKVNASLKAVKEQFQGKKIIACLELHTFSSLNQDFITEYKNSLDAADEAIVFYSLEAVTHKNLKPISSAIITSVFGRDDLRIITETADLENYLKTSNFDNSVLLFMSSGNYGGIDLERLVNEL
- a CDS encoding rhomboid family intramembrane serine protease gives rise to the protein MNRKTDFNFTPGVVGYPVLFILAIWIVFWIEVRFGVNFNYLGIFPRKLSGLLGIIFSPFIHSGIKHLFNNTIPLFVLSMALFYFYKSISWKVLGYGFLFTGFITWLIARPAYHIGASGIIYLLASFLFFKGIFSKYYRLVALSLMVVFLYGGLLWYVTPIDPEISWEGHLSGLIVGLFFAFIFKKNIAEPPKYIWEHPDYDEEEDDFMRHFDEHGNFIEKLPDEITEDEQEDKIEINYIYKEQKNKKD
- a CDS encoding SusD/RagB family nutrient-binding outer membrane lipoprotein, encoding MKTRIKKSIVMLSAAVMSLTACETAEFGSLNENPNEPTSASPSILLSNVEGAVSNYVAATTPNLYVQYLSNGQYDEESRYQTLNWSYEYWYGVLTDLNRIIALNTNEETKEEVSASDASNANQIAVATILRVYIFQGMTNRWGRLPYTEALGGLGNQFPVYDSQEEIYKGLFAELDSALGMIEAGSGPNGDYLFGGDMTRWEQFGQTLKMVMGLRLSEADPTLGKTKFNEALGNVITSNTENFFYPYLGDENNDNPWEDRFYAPSFRRDYLVSDVFVNALIGSGNSTTPEDPRLAKMAEPALNSGTFVGAPYGKSNSDTDSYSFITQDIINNMQAPLYMFTYAEVLFARAEAAALGWTSEDASSLYEDAIAASMAQWRVSDSAANAYIASNPYTGLESIGYEKWVALYLQGYDSWAEWRRMLAAGYEKELTAPEDLLSNATDIPDRDGYPATAQSVNEQNYNDAIEAQGPDLLNTKLWIFK
- a CDS encoding replication-associated recombination protein A, which gives rise to MNEPLAERLRPKTLDQYLSQTHLIGEKGALRQQIKRGIIPSMIFWGPPGVGKTTLANIIANESDRPFFTLSAISSGVKDVREVIEKAKRSDGLFTTKSPILFIDEIHRFSKSQQDSLLGAVEKGWVTLIGATTENPSFEVISALLSRCQVYVLKPFSKEDLIALLNRAMKEDKIIASKNIKLKETEAILRLSGGDARKLLNIFELLVNSSDEGTEITNDMVFEKVQQNTVLYDKTGEQHYDIISAFIKSIRGSDPNGAVYWLARMIEGGEDVKFIARRMLILASEDIGNANPTALVIANNTFQAVNTIGYPEARIILSQCATYLATSPKSNAAYEAIGKALSLVKKTGNLPVPLEIRNAPTKLMKDLGYGENYKYAHSYEGNFVKAEFLPDEIRNTILYEPGNNSRENSQREFLKKRWSGKYNY
- a CDS encoding YjjG family noncanonical pyrimidine nucleotidase, coding for MKLNNIAHVFFDLDHTLWDFDKNSALTFEYIFKLNQIDLDLPRFLEIYIPINYEYWENYRKNLVSKEKLRYGRLKDSFVALSYQVEDVMVNKLANDYILYLSEYNHLLEGGIEALDYLSKKYKLHIITNGFEEVQHRKLKNSNILSYFDTITTSEEAGVKKPHPDIFDISLRKANAIPQTSVMIGDNYEADIIGAADFGLQTIYFDYYNKSTYNDVIGLNNLKNINLYL
- a CDS encoding polysaccharide deacetylase family protein, translated to MLLVYTQKVTPRIIYIFKHICTNMLGIQIKFTSKIEEFVAHDGFKMSYGKQALGNEFFIQNTDILLEHGFGELEIKVQPWGNTVCFFPVSENSDLPFDIFAASFYLLTRYEEYLPHVKDEAGRFPVSESLAYKESFLKTPVVDLWAQNFKKVLRDKFPEMEFKNAQFQVESIFAVAQGFVFNNKGIIRSVVGWGNDLMKLHFHRFFDRVKSWMKIKKDPFDVFDDLVSLIKKHSISAIFMFKVSDFTLYDRNINYNRIPYRSNIKYVSDYAKIGLLLGHYSSQTLKVLKTEKFRLENIIHYPLENVLNARYDLGIPEHFNTLAELEFDNDYSMGYPDDLGFRAGTSFSYLFYDINLEITSPLKIHPYIFNSNVGKKYGSEELKKEIAKIHERVKEVDGTFRAIFKNEDFSEYYNNKRYYSLLKQIHEIE